Within the Chromobacterium paludis genome, the region ACCTGGCGGAAGAAGGCGACGGCGCGCTGCCGCTGGCCGCCGCCGCCGTCTCCGCGCCGCTGGACCTGGTGGCCGCCAGCACCCGGCTGGACCGCGGCCTGGGCAAGCTGCTGTACACCCGCATGTTCATGGACACCCTGAAGCCCAAGGCCATGGCCTCCCTGCAGCGCCATCCCGGCCTGTTCGACGCCGCCCGCCTGCGCCGCGCCCGCACCTTCATCGAGTTCGATGATCTGGTCACCGCGCCGCTGCACGGTTTCGGCACCGCGCTGAACTACTGGACGCAGGCCAGCAGCAAGCCCAAGCTGGCCAGCATCGCCCGCCCCACCCTGGTGCTCAATGCGCGCAATGATCCCTTCCTGCCGGAGAGCGCGCTGCCGGAACCCTCGCAGGTTTCGGCCACGGTCACGCTGGACTTCCCCGAGGACGGCGGCCACGTCGGCTTCGCCACCGGCCCCTTCCCCGGCCATATAGATTGGCTGCCGCAACGCTTGCTGGAATTCATCGCGCCACATCTGCCAGGCTGAAATGCCAACAGCATTGACAATTCGCCCACAGACCAGGCATGGTGGACCTTCCCCATCTGGAGATCCGCCATGACTATCGCCACGCCAGCAGAACGCACTCTCACCGTCCAATGGGACGACCCCATGACCGGCGCGCGCGCCGCCCGCGATTTGTCGGGCCTCGATTATCTGCGGGCGATGGCGGACGGCAGCCTGCCGCCGCCTCCGGTAGCGAAGCTGCTAGGTTTCGACTTTGCCCGCGCGGAAAAGGGCGAGGTGGAGTTCGTTTTCCATCCGCACGAGTCTCAATTCAATCCCATCGGCACGGTTCACGGCGGCGTGATCAGCACGCTGCTGGATTCCGCCATGGGCTGCAGCGTCCATTCCCTGTTGCCCCAGGGCAAGGCCTACACCACGCTGGAGTTGAAGGTGAACTTCGTCCGCGCCGTGCTGCCCGCCAATGGGAAACTGCTATGCCGCGGCAAGGTGATCCACGCCGGCGGCCGGATGGCCACCGCGGAAGGCCATTTGCAGGACGAGACGGGAAAGCTGTACGCTCATGCCACCACCACTTGCATGATCTTCGACGCGCCGGCTGCCTGACCCAGGGCTAGCGCCCTTCAAGGACCGCTTTATGCTTCGTCGCACCGCCCTCATCGCGCTGCTGGCCGCACTCTCCGGCTGCGCCAGCATCGCCAGCCGGCTGCATGGCTCGCTGACGCCCCCGCCGGGACAGGCCTACGCCATCGTCTCCCTGGTCGGCAAGGCCTTCGATCCCGACCGCGCCACCATAGGCCTGACAGTCAGCGACGCACAGGGCCGTCCAGCGGCGCAGGAAGTCGCCAGCCTGCTCACTGACACGGTATTCGGCGAGCAAGGCATGTCGGAAGGCAAGCTAGCGCTGTTGACGCTGCCGCCGGGCGACTACCGCCTGTCCGGCGCCTGGGCGCACTGGGTAGAGGAAGGCGCGTTCGGCGCAGAAATGAAGATGAAGCAGTTCCGCCTGGACGCCCCTTTCCGCCTGGCGCCCAACGAAACGGTCTATCTGGGCGAAGTATGGATGGACCTATCCTTCCTGCCCGAGGTCCAGTTGCGTGACGAGCGCGGACGCGACTTTAGCCACATGCGGCGGGTGTGGAAAATCGACAATCTGGATCAAGTCCGGCTCAGGCCATTGGCGCAGACCGCGCCCGTCCAGCCCTGAGTCCCGTCAAGGCTTGTACCACAAGCGGTATAGATACGTGGGCTTGATCGCGGCGGCGGCCGCCGCCACCGGCTCCAGCACCTGGTAAGCGGACTGGCGGGTGTCGCGCAGCAATGGGTCGACATACGGCGGCCCGTCCAGCTTGCGCAGGGCCGCCACTTTGGGGGTGTTGGCCTTGTCGCCTCTATGCGTCACCACCGCCACCTCGTTGCTGGCCAGCCGCACGAAGCTGCCCGGCGGATAAATGCCCAGCTCCTTGACCAGCAACGAGACATGCGCCGGCGGGAACTGCCCCAGTTCGCCGCGAAACAGACTGCCCAGCACCTGGGCCGGCAGCTGCGGCTGATGCGCGCAGGCGCATACCAGATCCACCATCTGCAGCAACAGCGCGTCCGGGTCGATCTCCTCCCCGGCCAGCCCCAGCGGAAAGCCGGTGCCATCCTGACGCTCATGGTGCTGCAGCACCAGGCGGTGCCAGCGCTCATCTTCCACGCCCGCTTCGCGCAGCAACGCTGACGCCAGCACCGGGTGGGCAAACATCAACTCCTGCTGCGTCTGATCCATGGGCTCGCTTTGCGCGGCCAACTGGTTCAGCAGGCCGGTGATGGCCAGATTCATGCTCAGAGCGGCGCCCAGCAAGGGCCGCAACTCCGCCTCGCTCCGCCCCAGCCTGCGCCCCAGCACCGCCAGGATGGCCGCCACATGCACGCTTTGCGCGCTGCCGATATCCTGGAACGGTAACAGGAAGACGCTGGCCAGCAAGCCGTCGCAGTGCCGCTGGCTCAAGACCAGCAGGCTGTCCGCCATGTCCTGCAGGCTGGCGGACAAATCACGCACCGCCAGGCCATGCAACAGCACGCCTTCCGCTCGACGCTGCAAAAACGCCATCTCCTGCAAGGGATTGGCGCTGTTGCGCAATTGCTGCGCCTCCCGCTCCCGCTGCGCGGCCCGCTCCAGCCGCTCCCGCTCCAGCCTGGCATCCACCTCATCGCTGTCACCATGGCCTATTCGGCCCAGCCGGTCCCGCAGGTCCTCCGTCAGGACGTAGTGCCCCTTCTTCAGCAGCAGCACGCCGTTTTTGGCGTAAATGTCCACCGGCACTTGTTGGCCGAAGCGCACGAAATTGCGTGGCAGTTTTACCTTTGGCGACGAATCCGTCATATTTCACTTGCAGAGTTGCGCCGGCGCCTGCCGGCTAGTCTTTCCAATGCTGCCCCGTCGCCGTACCTGTGGTCTTGGCTGGTGCCGAGGGCCGGGCGACGTGAACCGTATCCGAATCGGCGCGATGCGCGCATAAGGTTGCAGCGATAGTTTTGTTAGCGATTCTTAATGCTTGCAATAGCATTTTATGCGGTTTTTGCGCCGGCCGCGCAAGCAACCGCGATATGGGAGCGCAGAGATGATCCAAGACTCAACCCCGATGAACCGCCGCCACTTCCTAGCCGGCGCCGGCAGCCTGGGTTTCGCCCTGGCGGTGCAGCCCGTCGCGGCCAGCGCCATCCTCACCGACAGCCAGGATTTGCAGACCGGCGTGCCGGCCATAGGCACCGAGGATGGCATCATGCCTGGCTATTATGCTAGGCCCGCGGCAAGCAAGACAGCGCCGCCGCTGGTCATTGTCATCCAGGAAATCTTCGGCGTGCACGCCCACATTCAGGATCTGTGCCGCCGGCTGGCCAAACAAGGCTATTTCGCCGTGGCGCCGGAGCTGTATTTCCGCCACGGCAATCCCGCCCAGGCGCCCGACATCGACACGCTGCTGCGCGATCTGGTGTCCCAGGTGTCCGACCGGGAAGTGCAGGACGATCTGGACGCGACTTGGCGCTGGGCCGGCGCACACGGCGCCGATCAGACGCGCGCCGCCGCAGTCGGCTTTTGCTGGGGCGGGCGCCAGGCCTGGCTCTATGCCTCGCATAACCACCAGCTCAAGGCCGCAGCGGCGTGGTATGGCAAGCTGGAGGGAGGGGTCAATGAAAAAACGCCGCGCCATCCGCTCGACATCGTCCTGCAACTGGACGTGCCGGTGCTGGGACTATACGGCGGGCAGGACGCCAGCATCCCCCTCTCATCGGTGAATAAGATGCAGGCGGCGTTGAAGGAAGCCGACAGCTCAAGCGAAATCGTCGTCTATCCCGACGCCGGCCATGGTTTCAATGCCGACTACCGCCCTAGTTACCGCCCGCGCGACGCGCAAGACGGCTGGCAGAAGATGCTGGACTGGTTCGCCCGGCACGGCGCGCGCTGAACGCGGCAGCGCGCCTGCTCAACGTCCGCCCACCACGTTGCGCATTTCCAGGCGGGCGCGCACCACCTGATTCAGCAGCTGCAGCCACACCGGGTGAAACTGGCGCTCGGACGCGTTCAGCTCCGCCACGCCGCGCAGCATGGCGCGGCGTGGCCCTTGCTGGACATGCTTGAGCGTCACTGATTCGAACGCGTCCACCAAAGACAGCAGACAGGCGCCCTCGCATATCTCCGCGCCCTTCAGGCCATCTGGATAGCCGCTGCCATCCTGCGATTCATGGTGCTGCAACACCATGCGCGCGGCCTCCTCCCATCCGGGCATGCGCTCCAGCAAGCCGCCGGCCCAGCCCGGATGCGACGCCATCTGCCGCCTGTCCTCTTCCGTCAGCCGGCCCGCCTTCAGCCAGAGGGCCTCCGGCAGCAGCAACATGCCGATATCGTGCATGTAGACCGCGGCGGCCAGCTGCTCCATGCTGAGCGGCTTTGCCGCCAGCCGGTTGATGTCCAGCGCCAGCGTCAGGTTGCGCTCGGTGCGGCCGGCAAACGCCGGCACCCGCTGCTCAAACTGCATCGCCAGGGAGCGGAAAAACTGCAAGTCCGCGAACAGGTGCCCGCCCAGCCCGCTTGCGGCCACCGTAAGGCTGGCCTGCATCGGAGTGGTCGCCCCCATCACCGTGCCCACCAGCTTGGCGCAAGCCTGCGGCAATTCATTCGGCCCGGCCTCCGCCAGCTTTTCCAAACCTGGCAGCAAAGCGCGCAGCAGCCTGTCATCGGGCATTTCATCATTGGCGATCTCGTCCAACAGCATCACCAATTGATCAGACACCAGCAGCAACACGTCGCCCACCGCATCCTGGTAGTTCAGCTCGTTCTGCCGGATCCTGTCGAGAAGAGTCTCCAAAGCATGGACATAAGGAATGACGAAATGGACCTGGCACAGGCTGGCATCGCCCTTGATGCTGTGCAGGATGCGAAACAGCTGGGCGATCTTGTCCGCATCGCGGCTGCCGTCGCCCAGCTGGCAAACCAGTTGCTCCAGTTGCGGCGCGTAGTCGGATACCGCGTCGCGGAAATCCTGAAACGCGATAGGATCCACCACTTCCAGCAAGACAGGCTGTGTAGCCATTGCAGCGTTCTCCATGCCTCATGATTAGTCCAGTATATGCAAACCGCGTCGCGGCGCATTTTCTTGACATGGAAACATGTGAGCTGTAATTCACATTCAAAAAATGTAAATGTCCTGACCAAAGGTATTAAAGATTCGTAAAAACAGGAGATTCCTGCAGAAAATGCTTGCCACGCGCAGCAACTAGAGGCACTATGCCTGCCTGCAGGATGCTCAAGTTGTGGATGTGTAGTTGTCGTAGTGGCAATAGGCCGTACCTCAGTCGCCATTTCCCTTGATCTTCGTGCCTTTTTATTCAACTGCTCGTTTTGAGGAATTAACAAAATGGCAACCGGTACCGTTAAGTGGTTCAACGACTCCAAAGGTTTTGGCTTCATCACCCCGGATGAAGGCGGCGACGACGTTTTCGCTCACTTCTCCCAAATCAACGCCAAAGGCTTCCGCACCCTGGCTGAAAACCAGCGCGTGAGCTTCGACATCGTCGATGGCCCGAAGGGCAAGCAAGCCTCCAACATCCAGCCGATGTAATCTCTCTTAAGAGACCATCGACCAGATGAGAAAACCCGGATCCGTCCGGGTTTTTTGCATTTTGAATCACACCAATAGCGGAGCCATCCATGTCAGATAGCCACGAAACCGTGATCGCCGCGACCCGCGAATGGGTGGAGAAAGCCGTGATCGGCCTCAATCTGTGCCCATTCGCCAAGTCGGTCTACGTCAAGAATCAGGTGCGCATCCAGGTCAGTGAAGCAAACGATGCGCGCCAGCTGGCGGAAGAGCTGGCGGCCGAGCTGAAGCTGCTGGCGGAAACCGACCCGCAGGAAATCGACACCACGCTGCTGGTTCACCCCGGCGTGCTGCAACGCTTCCTCGACTTCAACGAATTCCTCGACATCGCGGACGCGCTGGTGGATGAATTGAAGCTGGAAGGCGAAATCCAAGTCGCCAGCTTCCATCCCAAGTTCCAGTTCGAGGGCACTGGCGTCAACGATATCGAGAACTACACCAACCGCTCGCCCTACCCGACGCTGCACTTGATACGCGAAGCCAGCATAGACCGCGCGGTGGAAGCCTTCCCAGAAGCGGAAACCATCTACGAGCGCAATATCGAGACGCTGCAAAAATTGGGCCTCGCCGGCTGGAAAGCGCTGTTCGCGCCCGAGCCGAGCAAGTAAGTCCACGCCAGCCAACAAAAAAGCGCAGCCTTAGCTGCGCTTTTTGCTTTGCCGCATCCGCCTCAACGCGGATAGCGCCCCTGTTTATCCGCGTAAAAAGCGCGTATCCGGGGCATGTCGGCCTCA harbors:
- a CDS encoding YheT family hydrolase codes for the protein MNYRAPAWLRGGHAQTIWPALAVKVDPPPYRRELWDTPDGASIALDFVDGQAGAPLVVLFHGLEGSSASHYAKALMQAVAARGWHGVVSHFRGCGGVDNPLPRAYHAGDAAEVRWILQRLSARFAALAAVGVSLGGSMLLNYLAEEGDGALPLAAAAVSAPLDLVAASTRLDRGLGKLLYTRMFMDTLKPKAMASLQRHPGLFDAARLRRARTFIEFDDLVTAPLHGFGTALNYWTQASSKPKLASIARPTLVLNARNDPFLPESALPEPSQVSATVTLDFPEDGGHVGFATGPFPGHIDWLPQRLLEFIAPHLPG
- a CDS encoding PaaI family thioesterase; the encoded protein is MTIATPAERTLTVQWDDPMTGARAARDLSGLDYLRAMADGSLPPPPVAKLLGFDFARAEKGEVEFVFHPHESQFNPIGTVHGGVISTLLDSAMGCSVHSLLPQGKAYTTLELKVNFVRAVLPANGKLLCRGKVIHAGGRMATAEGHLQDETGKLYAHATTTCMIFDAPAA
- a CDS encoding HD-GYP domain-containing protein, with the translated sequence MTDSSPKVKLPRNFVRFGQQVPVDIYAKNGVLLLKKGHYVLTEDLRDRLGRIGHGDSDEVDARLERERLERAAQREREAQQLRNSANPLQEMAFLQRRAEGVLLHGLAVRDLSASLQDMADSLLVLSQRHCDGLLASVFLLPFQDIGSAQSVHVAAILAVLGRRLGRSEAELRPLLGAALSMNLAITGLLNQLAAQSEPMDQTQQELMFAHPVLASALLREAGVEDERWHRLVLQHHERQDGTGFPLGLAGEEIDPDALLLQMVDLVCACAHQPQLPAQVLGSLFRGELGQFPPAHVSLLVKELGIYPPGSFVRLASNEVAVVTHRGDKANTPKVAALRKLDGPPYVDPLLRDTRQSAYQVLEPVAAAAAAIKPTYLYRLWYKP
- a CDS encoding dienelactone hydrolase family protein, which translates into the protein MIQDSTPMNRRHFLAGAGSLGFALAVQPVAASAILTDSQDLQTGVPAIGTEDGIMPGYYARPAASKTAPPLVIVIQEIFGVHAHIQDLCRRLAKQGYFAVAPELYFRHGNPAQAPDIDTLLRDLVSQVSDREVQDDLDATWRWAGAHGADQTRAAAVGFCWGGRQAWLYASHNHQLKAAAAWYGKLEGGVNEKTPRHPLDIVLQLDVPVLGLYGGQDASIPLSSVNKMQAALKEADSSSEIVVYPDAGHGFNADYRPSYRPRDAQDGWQKMLDWFARHGAR
- a CDS encoding HD domain-containing phosphohydrolase; translation: MATQPVLLEVVDPIAFQDFRDAVSDYAPQLEQLVCQLGDGSRDADKIAQLFRILHSIKGDASLCQVHFVIPYVHALETLLDRIRQNELNYQDAVGDVLLLVSDQLVMLLDEIANDEMPDDRLLRALLPGLEKLAEAGPNELPQACAKLVGTVMGATTPMQASLTVAASGLGGHLFADLQFFRSLAMQFEQRVPAFAGRTERNLTLALDINRLAAKPLSMEQLAAAVYMHDIGMLLLPEALWLKAGRLTEEDRRQMASHPGWAGGLLERMPGWEEAARMVLQHHESQDGSGYPDGLKGAEICEGACLLSLVDAFESVTLKHVQQGPRRAMLRGVAELNASERQFHPVWLQLLNQVVRARLEMRNVVGGR
- a CDS encoding cold-shock protein — protein: MATGTVKWFNDSKGFGFITPDEGGDDVFAHFSQINAKGFRTLAENQRVSFDIVDGPKGKQASNIQPM
- a CDS encoding DUF1415 domain-containing protein translates to MSDSHETVIAATREWVEKAVIGLNLCPFAKSVYVKNQVRIQVSEANDARQLAEELAAELKLLAETDPQEIDTTLLVHPGVLQRFLDFNEFLDIADALVDELKLEGEIQVASFHPKFQFEGTGVNDIENYTNRSPYPTLHLIREASIDRAVEAFPEAETIYERNIETLQKLGLAGWKALFAPEPSK